CACTTCTGGCCTGTGCACGGGGCGAATTGTTCGGCCCCGGGAACGCCCAGCTTCCCGAACCGCCGATGCTGATGATGGACCGCATCACGGACATTTCAGCCGATGGTGGAGCGCATGGCAAGGGTCATGTCGTGGCCGAATTCGACATCCAGCCGGATCTGTGGTTCTTCGCCTGCCACTTTCCGGGCAACCCGATCATGCCAGGCTGCCTTGGTCTGGACGGGCTGTGGCAGCTGACGGGCTTCAACCTCGGCTGGCGTGGCTGGCAAGGCCGGGGCTACGCCCTCGGCGTGGGCGAAGTGAAGCTGACGGGCATGGTGCGCCCCGAACGCAAGCTCCTGCGCTATTTCGTCGATTTCACCAAAGCGGTGCAGACGCGCCGTCTGACCATGGGCGTGGCGGATGGCCGCGTCGAGGCGGACGGCGAGGTCATCTACCAAGTCAAGGACATGAAGGTCGCTCTTTCCGAGAGCTGACCCGAGCCCGAAAGGAAACAAGCCCATGCGTCGCGTCGTCATCACCGGCATCGGCATCGTCTCGCCCATCGGCAACAACGCAGCAGAGGTGGAAGCCTCTCTGCGCGCTGGCCGGTCGGGGATCGTCTTCTCGCCCGAATATGCCGAACACGGCTTCCGCAGCCAAGTCCACGGTATGCCCCAGATCGTTCTGGAGGATCATATCGACAAGCGCGATCTGCGCTTCATGGGCGCGGGTGCCGCCTACAACTTCATCGCGATGGAACAGGCCGTGAAGGATTCCGGCCTCGAGCCGTCGGATGTCTCGAACGAGCGCACGGGCCTTGTGATGGGATCGGGCGGGCCGTCCACGGCCAACTTCTTCCAAGCGCACCAGACCGTGATCCAGAAGGGCAGCCCCAAGCGCATGGGGCCGTTCATGGTCACGCGCTGCATGTCCTCCACGAACTCGGCCACGCTGGCCACGCCCTTCAAGATCAAGGGCGTGAACTATTCGATCACCTCCGCCTGCTCCACCTCGGCGCATTGCATCGGCAACGGCGTCGAACAGATCCAGCTGGGCAAGCAGGACATCGTCTTTGCCGGCGGCGGCGAGGAACTGGACTGGACGCTGTCCTGCCTCTTCGATGCGATGGGCGCCATGTCCTCCAAATACAACGACACGCCCGCCACCGCCTCGCGCCCCTATGACGCGACGCGGGACGGCTTCGTCATCGCAGGCGGCGGCGGCGTCGTCGTGCTGGAAGAGCTGGAGCATGCGCTGGCGCGCGGCGCCAAAATCTACGGCGAAGTCACGGGCTACGGCGCCACGTCGGACGGCTACGACATGGTCGCCCCGTCGGGCGAGGGCGGCGAACGCTCCATGCGCCTTGCCGTCGCGACCCTGCCCGAAGGCCGCAAGATCGACTACATCAACAGCCACGGCACCTCGACCGGCGTCGGCGACATCACCGAAGTGAAGGCGATCCGCCGCGTCTTCGGTGAAGGCACGACCCCGCCGATCGCCTCCACCAAATCGCTCACCGGGCACTCGCTCGGCGCGACGGGGGTGCATGAGGCGATCTATTCGCTGCTGATGATGAACGGTGATTTCATCGCCGCATCCGCCAATGTCACGGCACCCGACCCCGAACTTCATGACGGCGAGATCGTGACAACCCTGCGTGAAAACGTCACACTCGATTCCGTACTGTCCAACAGCTTCGGCTTCGGCGGCACCAATGCCACGCTTGTCATGAGCAAATATCGTTAAGGATCGCCAATGGCCGAGCTTTTGAAAGGGAAACGCGGGGTCGTCATGGGCGTCGCGAATGATCGCTCCATCGCATGGGGCATTGCGCGGGCCATGGCGGCCGAAGGGGCCGAGCTTGCCTTCACCTATCAGGGCGAGGCCTTCGGCAAGCGGCTGGCACCGCTGGCGGCCTCGGTCGGGTCGGACATCCTGCTGGATACCGACGTGATGCGCGATGACAGCATGGACGCCGCCTTCGCCCGCCTGAAGGAGGAATGGGGCAGCATCGACTTTCTCGTCCATGCCATCGCCTATTCCGACAAGACGGAACTGGCCGGCCGTTTCATCAACACGACGCGCGACAACTTCCGCAACTCGCTGACCATCTCCTGCTACAGCTTCATCGACGTGGCCAAACGCGCCGCCGAGCTGATGCCCGAGGGCGGCACGCTGATGACGCTGACCTATCAGGGATCGAACGCGGTCACGCCCTATTACAACGTGATGGGTGTGGCGAAGGCGGCGCTCGAATCGGCGGTGCGCTATCTAGCGAACGATCTTGGCCCGCAGAAGATCCGGGTGAACGCCATCTCCCCCGGCCCGATGAAGACGCTGGCCGGTTCGGCGATCGCCGGGGCGCGCAACACCTTCCGCCATACCGAGATGAACGCCCCGCTGCGCGCGAACGCCACGCTTGATTCCATCGGCGGCACGGCGGTCTATCTGGCGTCGGATTACGGCGCGATGACTTCGGGCGAGATCATCCGCGTCGATGGCGGCTATCACGTCCTCGGGATGCCGCAGCCGGAGAACATGCACGGCCACTGACGGCCTGTTCATTTCATGCGCGCCGCCTTATCCTGCGCGCATGATACCCCCCCGCGCTTTTTTGAATGTCGAACGCTCGCTGACGGACCGCCGTTGGATCGGTCCCAGCGACGAAGAGGATCGGCTGGCCGAGGCGATGGCGCAGGCCACCCGCCTGCCCGCCCCCCTGTGCCGCACGTTGGTGCGGCGCGGCATCGCCCCCGCCGAGGCCGAGCTCTACCTTGCCCCCGCCCTGCGCGATCTGCTGCCCGACCCCCTGACGCTGCGCGACATGGGTCTTGCCGCCGCGCGGGTGCTGCAGGCTGTGAGCCGGCGCGAGCGCATTGCGATCTTTGCCGATTACGATGTGGATGGCGGCTCTTCGGCGGCGCTGCTGATCGTGTGGCTGCGCGCCCTCGGCCGGGAGGCGACGCTCTATATCCCCGACCGCATCGACGAGGGCTATGGCCCCAACGTGCCGGCGATGCAGCACTTGGCCGCCGCGCATGATCTGATCATCTGCGTCGATTGCGGCACCCTCAGCCATGAGCCGATCGCGGCGGCGCAGGGGGCCGATGTGGTGGTGCTGGATCACCACCTCGGGGCGGAGACGCTTCCGCCCGCCTTGGCGGTCGTCAATCCCAACCGTCAGGACGAGGATGGGCGGCTGGCCCATCTCTGCGCTGCATCGGTCGTGTTCCTGATGCTCGTGGAGGCGAATCGTCAGCTTCGCGCCGAAGGCGTGACGGGACCGGACCTGATCGGAATGCTCGATCTGGTGGCGCTGGCGACGGTGGCCGATGTCGCGCCCCTGATCGGGGTGAACCGCGCGCTGGTGCGTCAGGGGCTGAAGGTGATGGCGCGGCGCGAACGTGCGGGCCTTGTGGCGCTGGCCGATGTGGCGCGCATGACCGAGGCGCCGACGCCCTATGCGCTTGGGTTCGTGTTGGGGCCGCGCGTCAATGCCGGTGGGCGCATCGGGCAGGCGGATCTGGGCGCGCGCCTTCTGGCGACGGACGATCCGCGCGAAGCGGCCTCGCTGGCCGCCCGGCTGGACGAATTGAACACCGAACGCCGGGAGGTGGAGGCCCGCGTCCGCGCCGAAGCCATGGCGCAGGCCGAGGCGCGCGGCCTCGATGCGCCGCTCGTCTGGGCCGCCGGGCAGGACTGGCATCCCGGCGTCGTCGGCATCGTCGCCTCCCGCCTGAAGGAGGCGACGAATCGCCCCGCCATCGTCATCGGTCTGGCGGGCGGCATCGGCAAGGGATCGGGCCGCTCGGTCACGGGGGTCGATCTCGGGGCCTCGATTCAGCGCCTTGCGGCCGAAGGGCTGCTTTTGAAGGGCGGCGGGCACAAGATGGCCGCCGGGCTGACCGTGGACGAAGCCCGCCTGCCCGAAGCGATGGAGCGGTTGGCCGAGCTTCTGGCCCGGCAGGGCGCGGGCCAGCAAGGTCCGGGCGATCTGCGGCTGGATGGGCTTTTGATGCCCGACGCCTGCACCCCCGCCCTGATCGAGCAGATCGAGAGCGCGGGCCCCTTCGGCGCCTCCTCGCCCGCGCCGCGTTTCGCCTTTGCCGCCCAAAGCCTGCAATGCCGGCGCATCGGTCAGAACCACCTGCGGCTGACCTTTGGCGGCCTTGGCGGGCCGAAGGTCGATGCGGTCGCCTTCGGGGCCTTCGACGGCCCGCTCGGCCCCGCGCTCGAAGGCTGCGGCACCCGCCGCTTCCACCTTGCCGGCCGGTTGGAGATCAACAGCTATGGCGGGCGCAACCGTGTTCAGCTGCGGCTGGAAGATGCGGCGGAGGAAAAGTGATTTTTCCTCTTGCACGCCGGATCGCGGCAGACTAGAAGCCGCGCATCCCGGATGGCCCGTTCGTCTATCGGTTAGGACGTCAGGTTTTCAACCTGAAAAGAGGGGTTCGACTCCCCTACGGGCTGCCAGGATATTTCCCAAAGATCGCATGTGATTGCCGCGGCATTCCGCCCTGCGGCGCGGCGCGATTACCGCTCGCCTTTTCCCGGTCCGCCGCTAAATTCGCGTGAAGTGATGGGGGACAGATGCAGACGGAGATCGCGATTGCCGGGGCGGGTCTCGCCGCCGCTGTTCTGGCCCTGCGCCTGTCGGCCGCGCCGGGGGCGCCGCGCATCGCCTTGCACGACCCGCAGCCCTTTGCCGGGCGCACATGGTCCTTTCACGAACATGACGTGACCGAGGAGGATCGCCGCTGGCTCTCCCCCGCCATCGCCCATCGCTGGAGCGGGCAGGATGTCCGCTTTCCGGGGCTGCACCGGACGATGCGGGCGGGTTATGCCACGATCACGCCCGAAAGCCTTGCCGCCGCCTTGCCGCCCAACGTGACCATCCGCCCCGGACGGATCGCCGATCCCGCCACGTTGGATGCGCGCTGCGTCATCGACGCGCGGGGGGCCGCGCCGCATCCGGCGCTGCGCATCGCCTTTCAGAAATTCCTCGGGCAGGAGGTGCGCCTGCACGGCCCCCACGGCCTGACGCGGCCCGTCATCATGGATGCCGAAGTCGCGCAGTTGGAGGGGTTCCGCTTCGTCTATGTCCTGCCGCTGTCGCCGACGACGCTGCTGATCGAAGACACCCGCTATTCCGACACGCCCGAGGTGGATGCCGCCGCCTTCCGCAGCGCGATCAGTGCTTATGCCGCGGCGCAAGGCTGGCGGATCGCGGATGTCCTGCGCGAGGAAAGCGCGGCCCTGCCCCTTGGCCTTGCCTTCGACGCCGAGGCGTTCTGGGCCGATGCCGCCCTGCCCCGCATCGGCATGGCGGCGGCGCAGTTCCATCCCGTCACCGGATATACCCTGCCCGATGCCGTGCGCACGGCGAACCTCGTGGCCGCGCATTGGACGGAAGGGACGACCGCCCTTGCCCGCCACCTGCGCCGCGATGCGCTGCGGCGCGCGCGGGGGCAACGCTTCTACCGCCTTCTGTCGCGGATGCTGTTCGAAGCTGCCACGCCGGATGCGCGCTGGCGCGTCCTGCGCCGCTTCTACGGGCTTCCCGAACCGCTGATCGAACGCTTCTATGCCGGTCGCACCACCACCGCCGATATGGCGCGCATCCTCGTCGGGCGACCGCCCGTGCCGCTGGGCCGCGCCCTCCGCTCCCTTCCCGAAAGGATGAACCATGTCTGATAGAACAGCCGCCGTCATCGGGGCGGGGCTTGGCGGGCTTGCCCTTGCCATTCGGTTGCAATCGGCCGGCATCGCGACGACCCTGTTCGAGAAGCGCGATCTGCCGGGCGGGCGCGCCTATGTGTACCGCGATGCGGGCTTCACCTTCGATGCCGGTCCCACGGTCATCACCGACCCCGAATGCCTGAAGAAGCTGTGGCGCCTGTCGGGCCGCCGGATGGAGGATTACGTCACCCTGCTGCCCGTCGCCCCCTTCTATCAGCTGTGCTGGGAGGACGGTTTCAAATTCGACTACGCCGACGATCAGGACGCGATCGACCGGCAGATCGCCCTGAAATCGCCGCAGGACGTGGCGGGGTATCGCCGCTTCCTCGACTATTCCCGCGATGTCTACCGCGAGGGGTACGAGAAGCTGGGCACCGTGCCCTTCCTGCACTTCCGGTCCA
This DNA window, taken from Falsirhodobacter algicola, encodes the following:
- the fabA gene encoding bifunctional 3-hydroxydecanoyl-ACP dehydratase/trans-2-decenoyl-ACP isomerase, encoding MADYPTSFDKEALLACARGELFGPGNAQLPEPPMLMMDRITDISADGGAHGKGHVVAEFDIQPDLWFFACHFPGNPIMPGCLGLDGLWQLTGFNLGWRGWQGRGYALGVGEVKLTGMVRPERKLLRYFVDFTKAVQTRRLTMGVADGRVEADGEVIYQVKDMKVALSES
- the fabB gene encoding beta-ketoacyl-ACP synthase I encodes the protein MRRVVITGIGIVSPIGNNAAEVEASLRAGRSGIVFSPEYAEHGFRSQVHGMPQIVLEDHIDKRDLRFMGAGAAYNFIAMEQAVKDSGLEPSDVSNERTGLVMGSGGPSTANFFQAHQTVIQKGSPKRMGPFMVTRCMSSTNSATLATPFKIKGVNYSITSACSTSAHCIGNGVEQIQLGKQDIVFAGGGEELDWTLSCLFDAMGAMSSKYNDTPATASRPYDATRDGFVIAGGGGVVVLEELEHALARGAKIYGEVTGYGATSDGYDMVAPSGEGGERSMRLAVATLPEGRKIDYINSHGTSTGVGDITEVKAIRRVFGEGTTPPIASTKSLTGHSLGATGVHEAIYSLLMMNGDFIAASANVTAPDPELHDGEIVTTLRENVTLDSVLSNSFGFGGTNATLVMSKYR
- the crtY gene encoding lycopene beta-cyclase CrtY, which gives rise to MQTEIAIAGAGLAAAVLALRLSAAPGAPRIALHDPQPFAGRTWSFHEHDVTEEDRRWLSPAIAHRWSGQDVRFPGLHRTMRAGYATITPESLAAALPPNVTIRPGRIADPATLDARCVIDARGAAPHPALRIAFQKFLGQEVRLHGPHGLTRPVIMDAEVAQLEGFRFVYVLPLSPTTLLIEDTRYSDTPEVDAAAFRSAISAYAAAQGWRIADVLREESAALPLGLAFDAEAFWADAALPRIGMAAAQFHPVTGYTLPDAVRTANLVAAHWTEGTTALARHLRRDALRRARGQRFYRLLSRMLFEAATPDARWRVLRRFYGLPEPLIERFYAGRTTTADMARILVGRPPVPLGRALRSLPERMNHV
- the recJ gene encoding single-stranded-DNA-specific exonuclease RecJ, coding for MIPPRAFLNVERSLTDRRWIGPSDEEDRLAEAMAQATRLPAPLCRTLVRRGIAPAEAELYLAPALRDLLPDPLTLRDMGLAAARVLQAVSRRERIAIFADYDVDGGSSAALLIVWLRALGREATLYIPDRIDEGYGPNVPAMQHLAAAHDLIICVDCGTLSHEPIAAAQGADVVVLDHHLGAETLPPALAVVNPNRQDEDGRLAHLCAASVVFLMLVEANRQLRAEGVTGPDLIGMLDLVALATVADVAPLIGVNRALVRQGLKVMARRERAGLVALADVARMTEAPTPYALGFVLGPRVNAGGRIGQADLGARLLATDDPREAASLAARLDELNTERREVEARVRAEAMAQAEARGLDAPLVWAAGQDWHPGVVGIVASRLKEATNRPAIVIGLAGGIGKGSGRSVTGVDLGASIQRLAAEGLLLKGGGHKMAAGLTVDEARLPEAMERLAELLARQGAGQQGPGDLRLDGLLMPDACTPALIEQIESAGPFGASSPAPRFAFAAQSLQCRRIGQNHLRLTFGGLGGPKVDAVAFGAFDGPLGPALEGCGTRRFHLAGRLEINSYGGRNRVQLRLEDAAEEK
- a CDS encoding enoyl-ACP reductase, encoding MAELLKGKRGVVMGVANDRSIAWGIARAMAAEGAELAFTYQGEAFGKRLAPLAASVGSDILLDTDVMRDDSMDAAFARLKEEWGSIDFLVHAIAYSDKTELAGRFINTTRDNFRNSLTISCYSFIDVAKRAAELMPEGGTLMTLTYQGSNAVTPYYNVMGVAKAALESAVRYLANDLGPQKIRVNAISPGPMKTLAGSAIAGARNTFRHTEMNAPLRANATLDSIGGTAVYLASDYGAMTSGEIIRVDGGYHVLGMPQPENMHGH